CTATTCAGCCTACGGCGCGATAGGGCTGTACGCGGAGGTTTTTGAAGAACTTGGCATTCTTGACCAGCTGGAAGCATTTGCCAGCCTCAACGGTGCGGATTTCTATGGTCTGCCGCGAAATACCGATACTATTACCCTGGTGAAGAAACCTTGGACAATGCCGGATGATTTACCCTTGGCGGGTGGCACCATCATTCCGCTGAAAGCCGGCGAAACAGTTAACTGGCGCTTGGCGTAAACTTCCCCCGACTTCCTGATAAACGGCCACGACCGGAGCTTTAGTGACTGACGAAAACAGACAATCGCACCCCATGTCCCGCAGATTCCGCGGTTTTTTGCCCATTGTTGTCGATGTCGAGACCGGCGGGTTCAATCCGGAACGTGATGCTCTGCTGGAAATAGCTGCCGTGATACTGACCATGGACGACGACGGTCGGTTGCGGCGTGCTGAAACCCATGTGCAGCAGATTGACCCGTTTGAAGGAGCCAATCTGGAGCAATCTGCGCTGGACTTCACGGGGATCGATCCCTGGAACCCGGAGCGGGAAGCTGTGCCTGAGCGTGAGGGCCTGAGCGAAATCTTCGGCCCCATACGCAAGGCGGTCAAGGCACACGATTGCAAGCGCGCAGTTCTGGTGGGACACAACGCAACCTTCGATCACAACTTCGTATTTGCTGCGGCACACCGGGCGGAAATCAACAGGAATCCGTTCCATCCCTTCTCCACATTCGACACGGCCACCCTTGCGGGCCTCGCCTATGGCCACACTGTTCTCGCCCAAGCCTGCAAACTGGCGGGCATTCCGTTCAACAATAAAGAAGCTCATTCCGCTGCCTACGATGCGGAAAAGACAGCCGATCTGTTTTGCGGGATCGTCAATCGCTGGCAAGAGCTGGGCGGGTTTCCGCCGCCTGTGATTTCGGATGAAGCCGAATAGTACGGGCTAGATTTCGATAAACAGCATCTACAAAAAAACCCGCAATGCGGGTTTTTTTGATTCAAGGATGCGAACAACACTGCTTACCAGTGAATGCCTCGCATAACAGCTGCGAATGCCACCTGTTCCGTGGACACCTTAGGCCTTTCAATGGACTTACCGCCTACTCCCGGAGATGAATCCGGAAACATGCGATACCCTGTATTCATTACGATTTCGCCCATCTTCGGCGCCAATGCATGCAGCACCTGAGCAAAAGTGCCAAGGCGCGTAGCAACACGCTTGGGGCGCTCAATAATTGCATTCGTCACCAGGTCCGCCGCCTCTTCCGGCGAGAGAGTCGGTACCGAGTCGTAGATCTTGGTGGGAGCAATCATTGGCGTTTTCACCAACGGCATATTGATGGTGGTAAACTTCACGTTTCGATCTGACCATTCAGACGCCGCGCATCGACTAAATGCATCCAGCGCCGATTTGGACGCCACATAGGCCGAGAAGCGAGGTGCGTTTGTAAGAACACCGATGGAAGAAATGTTAACCACATGCCCGCTATGGCGCTCCAGCATGGAAGGTGCAAACCCCATGATCAGACGAACGGAACCGAAGTAGTTCAGCTGCATGGTGCGCTCAAAATCATGGAAGCGATCAAACGACAGCGCCAGCGAACGGCGGATTGAGCGCCCGGCATTGTTTACCAGCACATCAACATGGCCGTGGTTATCCAGAACAGTTTTCACAAACCGGTCGCACTCCTCCATATCGGAGAAGTCACACTGGTAGGCATGTACATTGCCACCCTTGGCTTCCAGGGATGCGGTCACCTCGTCCAGTGTTTTCTTGGTGCGAGCGCCAATCACCAGAATAGCGCCAGCGTCCGCCAGCTTCTCGGCAGTCGCCAAGCCGATGCCTGAAGTTGCACCGGTTATCACACACACCTTGCCTTCAACCGTACCCTTGAGAGTGCGGTCCTTGAACAGGTCAGGGTCGAGATGACGCTCCCAGAAGTCCCAGATCACGGGTGCGTAACCTTCCAGGCGTGGCACCTCTATACCCGTTCCTTTCAGTGCACGCTCGGTTTCACGGGCATCAAAGCGAGTGGGGTAATCTATAAAGGACAGCACTGAGCGTGGAATGCCCAAATCGTCCAGCACGGCGCTGGTGAGCCGCTTAACCGGCGGCAGGTTTTTCAGGCTCTGACGGATAAAGGGCGGAACAAAACCGAACATGCGAGAGTCAATGCGCATCGCCATTTTAGGCGCGTGGCCGGCATCACAGAATATGTTGAGGATTTCGCCCACTTTGTAAGGGTCAGAATCGACGAGGTGGAAGCACTTGCCGTCTTCGCCTTCCAGATGTGCTATGTGATCCAGTGCATTAACTACAAAGTCCACTGGGACAATGTTCAGGCGACCGCCTTCAACTCCAATCGTCGGCACCCACTGCGGCAGCGTGCGACGGATTTTCTGAATCATTTTGAAGAAATAGTATGGACCATCGACCTTGTCCATTTCCCCAGTTTTCGAGTTGCCAATCACCATGCCTGGGCGATAGATACGGAATGGCACCTTGCACTCTTCACGGACCACCTTTTCGGATTCGTGCTTGGTCTTCAGGTACGGATGATCCAGATTCTCCGCTTCTTCAAACATGTCTTCGCGGAAAATGCCCTTGAACATACCCGCTGCTGCAATAGAGGAAATATGATGGAAGTGTTTTGCCTTCATTGCTTCAGCGGCATTTACTGCGGCCCGGGTGCCATCAATATTCGTGGCCTGTTGGGCTTCCTCATCGGCACCCATATCGTAAACAGCAGCCAAGTGGAAAAAGTGGTCGATCTTTCCTGTCAGGGCCTTAAGGGTTTTGGCATCAATGCCCAGGTTTTTGCTGGTAAGGTCGCCGACCACGGCCTTGACACGTGACTCATCCACGCCCCAACGCTCCCTGAGTTCGTCAAGCTTGCCCAGGGACTGCTCACGCACCAGCAAATGCACGGTGCCACCGCGTGCCAGAAGTTTTTCCACCAGGAAACGGCCAATAAACCCGGTACCACCGGTCAGGAAATAATCCATTGATAATCCACCCTGCTTGTTGCTCTGTTGTTGTCTATCCATGCCGGCCTTATTAGACTAAAGTCTAACAAGGCCCTGTACCGCCGGCATTGTACTTAAATGTAACTTACATGTATCGGTCTTTTTTAGAGCATTTACTCTGTAACCCGTTGTTTTTAATAGAGCCATTACTCTAAAAAACGATAGCAGCGCCTGCTTTTTTTGCCAACACAATGCACTTTAGACTAGCACAGTAATTGGCGCCCGCCCTCCCAAGCGATGAATTACCGCAAAGCAATGAAACAGCCTGCCAGCAATGCGATAATCTGGAACTTGTTGCCTCTTCAGGCGTCACATCTTTCCACAGACCAAGCAATATCCGGAAACCAGAAAATGCAGAATGACAACCCGAATACCGAACGCTACATCACCATTGCACGAGCCTGTCTGAAAGCTATCAACGACACGACAAAAAACTCCGGAGACCGGGAACAGAAAATCCAGGCGGTTTACCAGGCAATCGACAGTGCGTTCCAGGCAGAGTTTGCCGATTACCGCGAGTCCGTCGCTATCATGGCAACCGTGCTGGAACGGATTGCTTCCGGCCAGCTTGATGGTGAAAAAGCGGCAGATCTGGCCCGCAAAACTCTGGATCAACAGCCGGAGAACACCCGCAAGTCAATGATGCACTGAAACAGAGTGCACCGTTTCTGTGCCAGACCGTACATCCAGAAGAACTTTTCAGAAGATCCATAACGGATAACAGAGGCCCTATGCGAATTGGTACCCACTTGAACGCAAGAATACAGGTGCTAACGGCAAATGCGTTTGCGCTGCTTTTGCTGTTATTTGTCAGTTCGTTTGCCACAGCGGCACAAACGCCGGAGAAGAGCCCGAACGATAACAACGAATACCGCCTCATTGAAATGGATAACGGCTTGCGGGCCATTCTGGTCTCCGACAAGAATGCAGACAAAGCGGCTGCCTCCATGAACGTAGCCGTTGGCAGCGGGGATGATCCAAAAGAGCGGGAGGGCATCGCACACTTCCTGGAGCACATGCTGTTTCTGGGTACTGAAAAATATCCCGAGCCTGGCGAGTATCAACAATTCATCAAGAGCCACGGCGGCAGCCATAACGCCTTTACCGCTTTCAGCAATACCAATTATTTCTTTGATATCCAGGCTGATTACCTGGAATCTGCGCTGGATCGCTTCGCCCAGCAGTTCGCCGCGCCCCTGTTTACCGCCGAGCTTGTTGACCGCGAGCGCAACGCCGTTCATTCAGAGTTCAGTGCCAAACAGAAAGAAGACGGCCGCCGCTTCTATTCCGTCAAGAAAGCCGTCAGCAACCCTGAGCATGCCTTCCACCAGTTCGCTGTCGGCAACCTGACCACGCTGGAAAATACTGACACCAACCCTCTGCGGCCCGATCTGATCGAGTTCTGGAAAACCCGTTACTCAGCGAACCTGATGACCCTCGCAGTTTATGGC
The Marinobacter antarcticus DNA segment above includes these coding regions:
- the rnt gene encoding ribonuclease T; this translates as MTDENRQSHPMSRRFRGFLPIVVDVETGGFNPERDALLEIAAVILTMDDDGRLRRAETHVQQIDPFEGANLEQSALDFTGIDPWNPEREAVPEREGLSEIFGPIRKAVKAHDCKRAVLVGHNATFDHNFVFAAAHRAEINRNPFHPFSTFDTATLAGLAYGHTVLAQACKLAGIPFNNKEAHSAAYDAEKTADLFCGIVNRWQELGGFPPPVISDEAE
- a CDS encoding SDR family oxidoreductase, which translates into the protein MDYFLTGGTGFIGRFLVEKLLARGGTVHLLVREQSLGKLDELRERWGVDESRVKAVVGDLTSKNLGIDAKTLKALTGKIDHFFHLAAVYDMGADEEAQQATNIDGTRAAVNAAEAMKAKHFHHISSIAAAGMFKGIFREDMFEEAENLDHPYLKTKHESEKVVREECKVPFRIYRPGMVIGNSKTGEMDKVDGPYYFFKMIQKIRRTLPQWVPTIGVEGGRLNIVPVDFVVNALDHIAHLEGEDGKCFHLVDSDPYKVGEILNIFCDAGHAPKMAMRIDSRMFGFVPPFIRQSLKNLPPVKRLTSAVLDDLGIPRSVLSFIDYPTRFDARETERALKGTGIEVPRLEGYAPVIWDFWERHLDPDLFKDRTLKGTVEGKVCVITGATSGIGLATAEKLADAGAILVIGARTKKTLDEVTASLEAKGGNVHAYQCDFSDMEECDRFVKTVLDNHGHVDVLVNNAGRSIRRSLALSFDRFHDFERTMQLNYFGSVRLIMGFAPSMLERHSGHVVNISSIGVLTNAPRFSAYVASKSALDAFSRCAASEWSDRNVKFTTINMPLVKTPMIAPTKIYDSVPTLSPEEAADLVTNAIIERPKRVATRLGTFAQVLHALAPKMGEIVMNTGYRMFPDSSPGVGGKSIERPKVSTEQVAFAAVMRGIHW